From one Lotus japonicus ecotype B-129 chromosome 3, LjGifu_v1.2 genomic stretch:
- the LOC130747631 gene encoding uncharacterized protein LOC130747631 gives MNGCLFVSIETEKTTHPEKKRIIIVNIKHHMLTPHTTTTLMHKTTHHPCGATHPPPPPPLQTPSNPKNTAAFCPALQPYHRRNRLTDVASPPFTVTSLAAAASSWLRNRRIRCLFLLLCSPLLLVLLFASLPFFCAAELWSRRRKFLRDNGGDRLRRCEEGCCGGEEDNEEEEKGLLHRYLEDQLLLVRSMYECGDDDEEHEEHEEDSRRVEDEAEIVACSSKIPLLR, from the coding sequence ATGAATGGTTGTTTGTTTGTTTCCATAGAAACTGAAAAGACCACACAcccagaaaagaaaaggatcaTCATAGTCAACATCAAACATCACATGCTAACACCtcacaccaccaccactctcatGCACAAAACCACCCACCACCCATGTGGTGCCAcacatccaccaccaccgccaccacttcAAACACCGTCAAACCCCAAAAACACCGCCGCGTTCTGCCCCGCTCTTCAACCCTACCACCGCCGAAACCGCCTCACCGACGTTGCATCCCCACCGTTCACAGTAACCTCACTCGCCGCCGCCGCCTCTTCCTGGCTCCGAAACCGGCGGATCCGCtgtctcttcctcctcctctgctCCCCGCTCCTCCTCGTCCTCCTCTTCGCCTCCCTCCCGTTCTTCTGCGCCGCTGAGCTCTGGTCCCGCCGCCGGAAGTTTCTCCGAGATAACGGCGGCGATCGGCTCCGGCGGTGCGAGGAAGGGTGCTGCGGCGGTGAAGAAGATaacgaggaggaggagaaggggcTGTTGCATCGGTACCTGGAGgatcagcttcttctggttAGATCGATGTACGAGTGCGGCGACGACGATGAAGAGCACGAAGAACAcgaggaagattctagaagggTTGAAGATGAGGCTGAAATTGTGGCTTGTAGTAGTAAAATTCCTCTGTTGAGATGA